A region of the Fusobacteria bacterium ZRK30 genome:
GCAGTTAAACTACAAAAAGCTGGATGAAAGATTTATAGATGAACTCAATGAAAGAATAATTTCAGTTGAGGGTGCTATTGAGGAGTTATTAAAAATAAAAGATAAAACATACGATAATTTCTTCGACGTAATGGAACACCTTTTGGATGACGTTGAAAAACTTTCATTTCCACTACAGATTGAAATCTCAACAAATATTACAGACTTAGGAAAGAAGACATATGAGGAGTATATCCCTATTATGAATGAATTCACTTCTAAACTAAGCCAGAATGAAGAGGTTGCTAACTCTATCATAAAAATTTATGAAACTGAAGATTTAAGTGATGTAAGAAAAAGAATATTAGAAAAACAAATATTATCATTTAAGTCCAGCGGTATTGGCTTAGATCAAAAAAGCAAGGAGAAGATCAAATCCATCAATTTAGAATTAGCCAAATTAGGAAATGATTTCAGCCAAAATATAACTGATGCTACAAATGGATATGAATTAATTATAGAGGATGAAAAAGTTCTTTCTGAATTTTCTGAGATAGATAAAAAATCTGCTGAGATAGAAAATGGAAAATGGAAATTTACCCTTCACGGGCCATCCCTTACTACATTTTTAAAATATTGTAATGACAGAACATTAAGGGAAAAACTATATAAAGCTTCTGCCACAAAGGCTCCTCAAAATGAAGAACTCATTGAGAAAATTTTAAACTTGAGGGATGAAAAAGCTAAAATTTTAGGTTATGAAAATTACAGGGAACTATCTATTGCCTCAAAAACTGCAAATAACGCTTTAGAAGTTATAGATTTCTTGACAGAATTAGGTAAGGAAGCTCTGCCAAAGGCTGTGGAGGAGATCGAAGAATTAAAGAGTTTCGCAAAAGAAAAATTAAGCTATGAAACTGTAGAGATCTATGACTACGCATACCTTTCTAGAAAATTAAAGGAGATAAAATATAATTTTGATCCCAGTGAAGTGAAACCATATTTTGAGAAAAACAAGGTAGTTTCCGGGATGTTCCAATTTTTAGATAATATCTTTAATTTAAAAGCTAAACAGATAGAGGATACAAAATTATGGAATGACAAAGCTTTAGTCTTTGAATTAGAAAGAAATGGAGTACTTTTAGGGAATTTAATCATGGATTTAGAAACCAATGAGAATAAGAGGGGAGGAGCTTGGGCAGACAGCTGGATTACAAGCTACACTAAGGACGGTGTCCGTGTTCCTGCAACAGGAATAATCGTTTGCAATTTCCCTCCTAGTAAGGATGGAGTCCCATCACTATTAGATCATTCAGATGTAGTAACACTATTCCATGAGATGGGACATGCTCTTCATCTTATCACTTCTAAAACAAAGGAGATCTCTGCTTCTGGATTTAACGGAACTGAATGGGATGTAGTAGAATATCCGTCTCAATGGCTGCAGGAATTTGCTAATAACAAGGAGATTATAAAGACATTTGGAATTCACTATGAGACCGGTGAAGTTATCTCCGATGAATTGATTCAAAAAGTATTAGATTCTTTAAATTATGGGCAGGGATATGGAAATAACAGACAGGTTGAATTCGGGTTATTTGATCTGATGATCTATGATGATGCATACTCTAAAAAGCAGGTTCAGGAAAAATTAGATGAAGTCAGAAAGATGGTTTCAGTAATAAAAACACCAGAGTACAATAAGTTCCAATGTTCATTCAGTCATATATTTGCAGGTGGATATGGAGCAGGTTATTATTCATATAAATGGGCTGAAGTACTTTCAGCTGACAGTTATATAGAGATGACTAAGGATGGCAATATAGATAAGCAGCTGGCCAATAACTTTTTCGATAACCTCTTATCACTTGGAGGATCGGTAAATATGAAAGAAAGTTTTGTTAATGTTCACGGGAGACAGCCAGACCCTAAGGCATTGTTAAAACTTACAGGAATATTGTAAGGTAGGTTTAAATAACTAAAAAACCCTAGGAGGAAGAGTACATATACTCTTCCTCCTAGGGTTTTTAACTTCACCTTGCCTTATTCTGCCAACCTATAGATGTTCACAATGTCTTCCTGAGTTAATTTAACAAAACTACCCAGGGTTCCATTTTCTGTAGCTTTGGCTGCCATCTCCTCAAATTTCTCCCCATCTATATCTGCCTGTGATAATCTAGTAGGCATATCAATAGATGTAAAGAACTCCTCGGTTCTCTTGATCCCTTCCAAAATTGTAGCTTCTGGATCATTAAAATTCATATCTACATTCCACACACGGGTAGCATACTGTACAAACCTATCCATATTAGTTTTATACACATATTTCATCCATGCTGGGAATATAATAGCCAGCCCTGCTCCATGGGTAATATCATAGATACCGCTCAATTCATGCTCTATTCCGTGAGAGGCCCAGTCAGATTCACGCCCCATATCGAGAAGGCTGTTATGAGCTATCGTTGAAGAGATCATGATCTCAGCACGGGCATTGTAGTCTTCTGGAAAATCTAAGGCTTTAGGAGTATTTAAAATAACTGTTTTTAATACCGCTTCTGATAACCTATCTGTTAATTCTACATGTTTTTCATTGGTAAAGTATCTTTCTAAAACATGAGCCATAATATCTACTGCACCTGCTGCTGTCTGATAACTAGGCAAAGTATATGTAACTTCAGGATTCATGATCGCAAATTTGGGTCTGATTATATTTCCGCCGAATGATTTCTTATACCACCCATCTTCATTTGTAATAACACTACCACTGCTAGCTTCACTTCCTGCTGCAGGAATTGTCAAAACCACTCCTAATGGTAAAGTTTTAGATACTACAGCTTTCCCCTCAAAGAAATCCCATACATCTCCATCATATTCTACACCTGCACCAATTGCTTTAGCTGAGTCAATGGCACTTCCACCTCCCACAGCCAGGATAAAGTCTATATTATTATCTTTACAAATTTTTATTCCCTCTCTTACCATGGATAATCTAGGATTTGGCAATACTCCTCCTAACTCAAATATTTCTATACCTTCATCTGTTAAGTTTTTTACTATTTTTTCATAGAGACCGAATTTTTTAATACTGGTCCCCCCATAATGAAGTAATACTTTTTTTCCATATTCAGATACTTTCTTCCCGACCTGTGCTTCTACATCCTTACCAAAAATTATCTCTGTTGTATTCTGAAAATTAAAATTTAACATACTTCCCCCTTTATAAATATAGTAACTACCTTGCTATTTTTTTTATAGATCTCAAAAGTTCCTTGTTCTCATATATAATTTTAAATTTATCTTTTAACCAATTTAATTCAGTATCTGAAACCCCTAGATTTATCTTTATAAAGTCTCCGATCTTTTTTTCTTCCTCTGGCAGCAACTGTATTCTGGTAGAATTATTGATCTCCTCAATAGTTCCCTTCCCTTCAAAATAAGAGAGCAGTTTTTTCCAATTTGACATACTGTCAACCTTCCTAAGGAGCATAACACAGGTAAAATTTAATTCAGGAATCTCCTGGTACCCTCTTTTTTTTAAAAACTTTAATATCTCTTCATTTTTTTGAGTATGAAAAAGCAGCTCTCCACTTTTTTTGGTATTCATAATTTTAGGCATCTTATTAGTTTTGCCTTCCATCTTTAGGTACTTAGAAAGAGGTACTATCTTCGTCTCCAAATAAAAGTTCACAGCAAACTCATTGAAACTCTGAGATTCCGGTATCTCCCCACTAGCTATAATCTTTATCATTTCATCTATTTTTTCAAAATTTACCACACTTAATCACTCCTTTATTCACTAATTCAAACCCCTGTATTTTCTCTTCCTTATCTGCGTATACACACTATCCGCGTTCTATTTTTTATCAGTTATTCTTATTTAATAACTCCTACAGCTACTCCTACAAAATAGTCATTTATATCCTGCTCATTAAAATATATAGGCTCATACTCCTCATTCTCACTGGACAACAATATAGATGTTCCTATCTTCATATACCTTTTTAGAACCGATTTTTCCTCCATTATAACTGCTATTATATCATTTGTTTTAGGAGTTCTTTTCTCTATGAGCACTAGATCACCGTCACAGATCAACGGGTCCATGCTGTCCCCATAATTTTCTATTATGTAGTTACAGTTGTCACCGGTCCACTCTTTAGGCAATAATATTTCCCCTTCCGGATCTTCATAGTCTGTATATATATTTACCCATTTAAATTTTGGCACCGACACCAGATCGATTCTATTATATGTTATATCTCCGTCTTTATCCTCTGCAATTATAGTCTCTTCGTCTATTACAAGATACGGTATCTGTATTTCCTTCTTTAAATCAGAATATATAAATTCTTCCCCTACAGTTTCCTCTACCATATCCAGTGTAAAATCAGGTATCTCAGAAACTTCTTTAAATTCAGAATTGTATATCTTTATATCCCTTCCATTGGTCAGTATCCCGTATTCCACCGATTTTTCCATGGTCATATAACTTTTCAACTGTTCAAAACCGTCTAATAGTTCAACTTCCTTTGATTTTGTTTCTATAAATATATATGGTTTTTTCTTGTTGTAGATAACTACATCTACAAAATATTTTTTCGACCCAAAGGTTAATGGATATTCAAGATCTATAAGGTCTAATCTATACTCATAGGTAGTTAGAAGTTCTTGGATCAGCCACTGCCTTACCTTCTCCTCATTGGAATGAATATTTACCAGCCTATCTTTAAAGTAATAATCATCTACAGGGATATTATAAAACACTCTCATCTTCTTATCAGTATCTATCTGTAAATATTTATATCCTATATCCCCTATGAACTTACTGGGAGTTTCAGAGGATAACAAATATAATTCTTCCATGGCTCTGGTCATCCCTACATACATCAACTTTCGTTCCTGTATCTCCTCATATTCCTTCAATTCCTCTATATTAGATGAATGAAATGGCAGTATTTTTTCATTTAAAGAGATCATAATTATTACCTTGGTTTCAATTCCCTTTATAGAATGCATAGTAAATAATTTTATCTCGTTGGAATCAAAGTCATCATTTCCACGATCTATAAATGTTGTCTTCACCCCTAATTTTTCCATCAAAAGTTTAAAGTTTAACAACTGGTTTTTAGTCCTTCCGATTATAGCAATATCACTTTTAAGAGTTTTTGAGTGTCTCCCATCTAGTATTTTTTTTACATAGGCTGCCTGTTCTCCTTCAGATAAAAACTCTTTAAATATTGGATAGTTTCCGTATCTATCAATAAGATATGGTTTTACGTAGTCGGAATTCCCTGTGATAACCTCATTTTTATTTAGGAGACTATAAGCTGCTTTAGATATCTGTGTTGTGGTTCTAAAGTTTTTACTGAGAGTTTTACTTTTTCCTATCATATTAAAACCTATACTGGCAAATGTCCGTTCCCCTCCCATACCCAGCCATGAATGGGAATATATGCTCTGGGCACTGTCAAATAAAAACGTAAAACTAGAGTGGCTTTTATTAGCATATAATCCCCTTATAAATTCCAGCTGTACCTTGGATAGATCCTGACATTCGTCTATCAGAATATGGGTATATTTTTTCTTAGCTTTATTTTCTAATTCCCCTAAAGCAATGAGTCTCATATCATTATAATCTATACTATTTTCATTTAAAAGATTCTCTGTATATAGTTCCATCAATTCAAATATTGCCTTTCTGACTATGGAATTTTTAGGCAGCTTTTGAGTAGTCACTCCTAATTTCAGACTTCCTATCCTGCTGGCTTCCTGATATTCAGCTTCATCTATATAGTTACAGGCTTTGATCCAATTTATTTCTTCCAATAAAAAAGCTGTATTCACATCTTCAAAGATTGAAACTTCACTATATTTATTCTTCAATTTTTCGATCAATTCATTTAAAATACCATGTTTTTTATGGTTGGTCGGGTTGAGTTTTAACTCTACTTTAGATTTTTTTTGATACTCTAAAAAATACCCATACATCAAACTATCAACTGTTGTTATCTTTACCCTGTCTTTTGGGAACCCAAACAATGAATGCATATTATATTGAGTTATATTATCGACCTTGTTATAAAAATAAGATACATAGTTAACCAAAGTTTTATTAAATGTTATAAATAAAATATTATCATCTTTATCATGACAATAGTTATTCAATAAATATGATATCCTGCATATTCCTACTGTTGTTTTTCCGCTTCCTGCTATACCCTTTATAAGCATATGACCATTTGGTTTTGTATATGCTATTTTTTCTTGCTCCTTGTTCATAAGCAACTTCAATCACCTTCTTATATCGTATCTCTGAGCTATAGTACTAATTCTATTCCTATTATACAATAATATTTTACTATTCGTAATTATTATTTATTCACCGACCATAATCTTAACTAAAATAGTAACCAAATGAGAAATATAACACTATTTATTGAAAATTAATTTTGAATAAGATAATTATTAAGATATAATATTGATATAACTTTTCAAGGGTGGTTTTTACTATGCAAAACACTAAATTTTTCATTAAACTTATTAAAAAATGGTACCATCCTAAAAAATTGGATATTATATATTCAATTTTGCTTATTTTGATATTAATTTTTGCAGTTTTAGGAATAGTTTACCTTACTGGCGGGACTAAATATGTTTATATAAACCTTATGTATATCCCTCTGATACTAGCAGTATTTAACTTTGGATATTTAGGAGGGCTTTTCTTTGGAACTATAGCCGGTTACCTTGCTAGTTTTATTCCCCTGTCAGTTGCAACCATGGAGATGCAGTCCCCTGAAAATTGGATATACAGACTTTTATTCTTTGTGATTGTCAGTACTGTCAATGGATCTATCATAGATATAATATTAAAAACATTAAAAGATGTTGAAAAACTAACATTTTATAACCGAATTACAAATATAGCCAACAGAAAATGTTTCGATACTTTTTTTATAGAAAAAAAACATCTTCGAGGTAAATATTTAGCTCTTTTTGAAATTGAAAATTTCAACCAAATTCTAAATGAATACGGTAATTTTATCTTAGAAGATTTTATAAAACTTTTATCTCTTAATTTGAAAAAGGTATCTCAGGATGGCGTTGAACTTTTTCACTTTAGAGATAATGCTTTTGGGCTATTGATGGATCATCACAGTCCCTATTCTTTTGAGAAAAAAATAGAGATCTTAGAACAAAATATCTCTATAGGCAATATTTTAATCTATCCTGAGCTCAGTGTCGGGGTGGCAAAATTTATAGATACCCAGGAAAGGCTCTTACAAAATGCAGAGATAGCACGGGCTTACGCAAGAAAAAACCTATTTTCATATTATTATTTCAACGATAACATCAATAAACTTCACAATAAAAAACTTTCTATCTTAAATGAATTGCCTGCTGCCATTGAAAATAATCAATTCCAACTTTATTTTCATCCTAAGATAGAATTTAAAACCGGCTTAATCAGCTGTGCTGAAGTTTTGATAAGATGGGTTCACCCTACAGAAGGAACTATCTCTCCAAATTTATTCATGCCATATATGGAAAAAACTAACTTAATCAATACTTTTACAAATTGGCTGATCAAATCTTCCCTTGAGATTCAGGAAGAATGGGAAAAAGATGGGTTCCATATGAAATTAGCTTTAAATACACCTGTAGCATGCCTGAAAAATAAATCAGTTACCAATACCATAAAAAATTATGATAGAAGTTTAAATGGTTTAGAGTTTGAAATCTTAGAGAGAAATTTAATTGAGGATTTTGAAGAGATCTATTTAGTTATGGAATGTTTAAAAAAATACGGTATCACTTTTGCCTTGGATGATTTTGGGACTAGTTTTTCTGCTATATCTTACCTTAGAAACCTTCCATTTGATAAACTGAAGATAGATAAGATGTTTATAAAAAATATGAATACCGATCAAAGAGATTATAATATTGTTAAATCTTCCATTGATTTAGGAAGATCTATGGGATTGAAAGTTATAGCCGAAGGTGTTGAAAATATTGATACTTTTAATCTTTTAAAAGAACTAAATTGTGATGCTGCTCAAGGGTACTTCTTTACAAAACCTTTAGAAACAGATAAATTTAAGGAGTTTTGTATCGAACATAATAATTCTATATAAACATCTATAAAATAAAAAAGCAGCGTTAAGTTTTTATGACTTTTTGTTTGGTCTATACATTTTATCTCAAGGTTCTTAGATTATGTAATACTCTTTATCGAGTAGAGATCTTGGTGATGCCCATTACGGATATAATTTTCTAAATAATAAAAAAATTAAGAGGCTGATTCCATAGAAATCAGTCTCTTTTCTATGATATAATAAATTTAATAATTAAGCTTTCATTATAATTTATACTTTTTAAACATGGGAGGAACTTTGAAATACACACTTATAACAGGAGCCAGCTCAGGGATTGGGTTGAATTTAGCTCATATCTTTGCCCAAAATAACCATAATCTGATCTTGGTAGCTAGAAATAAAAACACACTGACCCTCCTCAAAGAAAAATTAGAATCATTATATAAAGTAGATATAAAAATAATATCTCTGGATATATCAGGAAAAACAGGAGCTGTCAGCCTATATGAAACAATAAAGAAAAAACAGCTGAGAGTAAATATCCTTATAAATAATGCAGGTATAGGTTATCATGGTAAATTTTTAGAAAAAGATACTCAGTCTGATCTGGATCTGATAAATTTAAATATAGTCACCCCTACCATTCTTACAAAATTATTTTTACAGGATATGATAAAGGCCGGAAGGGGGAAAATATTTAATATAGCTTCTACAGCTGGTTTTCAGAGCGGACCACTTATGAGTGTTTACTACGGCACAAAATCATATCTGTTGAATTTTTCTGAAGGAATTGCAGAGGAAGTGAGGGATTCTAAGGTAAAGATCATTACCCTCTGTCCAGGCCCTACAAAAACTGCCTTTGAAAAGATGGATAAAATAGAAAAGGGACTCTTTAAAAACTTTCATATAGCTGAGCCACAGGATGTGGCAAAGTATCTTTATAAAAATATAGATACTAAAAAAGACATCCTGATTCATGGAAAATTGAATAAATTTATGATAGCTTTTACAAAATTTATTCCCAGAAAATTAAACTTACACTTAATGAAAAAAATACAACAAAAAAAATAGGAGGAAGAGATGAAAAAGATAAAATTATTAGCTGTATTGGTAGTGCTAACTGCCAATACAGTCTACGGTGCAGGCAGAAATATAATAGAAGGCAGAATAGGTGCTAATTTCAACGGGAAATATAATAGTATTGAAAAAAATGGATCTGAGCTCCTAGGAGAGGATTCAGAGACAGGTTATGAAGTTATTTTAGAGGGATTAAAAGAGACCTATTCTAATACATATATGGGGTTGGGAATTGGTTATCAAAAACATGGAAAGGCTAAAGCTTTAGATGGAAAATCAGGAGAATTATATACATCTGTACCAATATATGGTGTAATAAAGTATCAATTTAATACCGACGGAACTATCCAGCCATTTTTAAAGACCAATATCGGATTATCCTTTAATCAAACTGAAAATGGATTGAGAGATATAGATGAAAAGGTCAATCCTGTTGGATTTTATGGAGCTATTGGTGGTGGATTTGAAGTAGACCAGTTTATCGTAGAACTTGCCTACCAAATAAATACAGCTAAAACAGATAACAATATGGAAGAGAATATAGATCACAGCAGATTTACATTGGGCTTAGGATATAGATTTGATTTTTAAAGGAGTCTTATTATGTTAATGAAGTTATTTACATCTTTTTTTAAGATAGGTTTATTCACCTTTGGAGGAGGGTATGCAATGTTACCCCTTATCGAAAAAGAATTGGTGGAAAAAAGAGGATGGATTACAGAGGACGAACTTATGGAGATGTTTATAATCTCTCAGATGACTCCTGGAACCATAGCTATAAATGCTTCTACATTTATAGGCAATAAAAAAGCTGGCAAATTGGGAGGATTTATAGCCTCCCTTGGAATTATATTTCCTTCTCTTATAATTATTACCCTAATCTATAATTTTTTAGGAAACGCTTTTAATAACCCGGTGATTAATAGTATCTTTTTAGGGATCAGAGCCTGTATCATAGGTCTTATTGCCAGTTCAACTTTAAAAATATGCAGAAAAAGTTTTATCTCCGGAGTGAGTTACATTATTTTTATCGTTGCATTTATTTTGTTATTGATATTCGATATGAGTCCTATTTTACTCATTATCTTTGGAGCATTATTAGGAGCTGCTGCTACTTTTTTTCTTCCAAATAGGATAAAATCTATTTTGGAGGTGAAATAGATGGCTTATTTTATAACTCTCCTAAAATTATTTATTATGTATTTTAAGATAGGACTGTTTAACTTTGGAGGAGGATTGGCTTCTATCCCCCTCCTACAGAACGAATTAGAAAAAAACGGATTTATGGGATATGATGAATTTTTTAATGTATTGTCTATATCTCAAATGACCCCCGGTGCCATAGCCATGAATACAGCAACATTCGTAGGGAATAAAGTGGCGGGGATTCCAGGAGCTATAGTAGCAACAATGGCACTTGCACTTCCATCTATCATAGTTATTCTAATCTTAGCCAAGGTCATGCAGCAACTAGAAGAAAATATCTATAAGAGAGCTATTTTTTTTGTTTTAAAATCCCTGACTACAGCTTTAATTTTATATGCAGGATATATGATTGCCCAGGCTACTTGGATAATTGAAAGCAAGATAGAAATAAAAACAATTATTATCTCTCTTCTCATGTTTGGGATAGCCTATAAGAAAAAACTCAATCCAGTTATCCTTATCATCTCTTCAGGAGTCTTAGGATATCTTGGATTATACATAATGTAACGAAATACTAACTTTAGGAAGGTAAGAAAAATATGAAGAAAAAAATATTAATTATTATTATGCTATGCTTTAGCCAGCTGGCAATGGCAAAATACGAGCCATGGAACTATAATATGGTTCAGGTAAGTTTATTTCAAGGAAATAATGCCGCTGATGGAACCCGTGAAAGGGTGGATGACATCTATTTGGAAATGGAAGGATTTCATAGATATAAATTATTGGATCTATATTGGTTCAACGACTTCTTCGACATTCTAAACTCTGGCAGCAGCGATATGCACGGAGTCAAGCCTAGTATCTATGGGGAAATTAATCCTCGTATCTCATTGGATGGTCTCTTGGGAAAGGATCTTTCCATTGGAAGGTTCAACGAATG
Encoded here:
- a CDS encoding M3 family metallopeptidase, encoding MQLNYKKLDERFIDELNERIISVEGAIEELLKIKDKTYDNFFDVMEHLLDDVEKLSFPLQIEISTNITDLGKKTYEEYIPIMNEFTSKLSQNEEVANSIIKIYETEDLSDVRKRILEKQILSFKSSGIGLDQKSKEKIKSINLELAKLGNDFSQNITDATNGYELIIEDEKVLSEFSEIDKKSAEIENGKWKFTLHGPSLTTFLKYCNDRTLREKLYKASATKAPQNEELIEKILNLRDEKAKILGYENYRELSIASKTANNALEVIDFLTELGKEALPKAVEEIEELKSFAKEKLSYETVEIYDYAYLSRKLKEIKYNFDPSEVKPYFEKNKVVSGMFQFLDNIFNLKAKQIEDTKLWNDKALVFELERNGVLLGNLIMDLETNENKRGGAWADSWITSYTKDGVRVPATGIIVCNFPPSKDGVPSLLDHSDVVTLFHEMGHALHLITSKTKEISASGFNGTEWDVVEYPSQWLQEFANNKEIIKTFGIHYETGEVISDELIQKVLDSLNYGQGYGNNRQVEFGLFDLMIYDDAYSKKQVQEKLDEVRKMVSVIKTPEYNKFQCSFSHIFAGGYGAGYYSYKWAEVLSADSYIEMTKDGNIDKQLANNFFDNLLSLGGSVNMKESFVNVHGRQPDPKALLKLTGIL
- a CDS encoding iron-containing alcohol dehydrogenase; translation: MLNFNFQNTTEIIFGKDVEAQVGKKVSEYGKKVLLHYGGTSIKKFGLYEKIVKNLTDEGIEIFELGGVLPNPRLSMVREGIKICKDNNIDFILAVGGGSAIDSAKAIGAGVEYDGDVWDFFEGKAVVSKTLPLGVVLTIPAAGSEASSGSVITNEDGWYKKSFGGNIIRPKFAIMNPEVTYTLPSYQTAAGAVDIMAHVLERYFTNEKHVELTDRLSEAVLKTVILNTPKALDFPEDYNARAEIMISSTIAHNSLLDMGRESDWASHGIEHELSGIYDITHGAGLAIIFPAWMKYVYKTNMDRFVQYATRVWNVDMNFNDPEATILEGIKRTEEFFTSIDMPTRLSQADIDGEKFEEMAAKATENGTLGSFVKLTQEDIVNIYRLAE
- a CDS encoding type I restriction enzyme HsdR N-terminal domain-containing protein — translated: MNKEQEKIAYTKPNGHMLIKGIAGSGKTTVGICRISYLLNNYCHDKDDNILFITFNKTLVNYVSYFYNKVDNITQYNMHSLFGFPKDRVKITTVDSLMYGYFLEYQKKSKVELKLNPTNHKKHGILNELIEKLKNKYSEVSIFEDVNTAFLLEEINWIKACNYIDEAEYQEASRIGSLKLGVTTQKLPKNSIVRKAIFELMELYTENLLNENSIDYNDMRLIALGELENKAKKKYTHILIDECQDLSKVQLEFIRGLYANKSHSSFTFLFDSAQSIYSHSWLGMGGERTFASIGFNMIGKSKTLSKNFRTTTQISKAAYSLLNKNEVITGNSDYVKPYLIDRYGNYPIFKEFLSEGEQAAYVKKILDGRHSKTLKSDIAIIGRTKNQLLNFKLLMEKLGVKTTFIDRGNDDFDSNEIKLFTMHSIKGIETKVIIMISLNEKILPFHSSNIEELKEYEEIQERKLMYVGMTRAMEELYLLSSETPSKFIGDIGYKYLQIDTDKKMRVFYNIPVDDYYFKDRLVNIHSNEEKVRQWLIQELLTTYEYRLDLIDLEYPLTFGSKKYFVDVVIYNKKKPYIFIETKSKEVELLDGFEQLKSYMTMEKSVEYGILTNGRDIKIYNSEFKEVSEIPDFTLDMVEETVGEEFIYSDLKKEIQIPYLVIDEETIIAEDKDGDITYNRIDLVSVPKFKWVNIYTDYEDPEGEILLPKEWTGDNCNYIIENYGDSMDPLICDGDLVLIEKRTPKTNDIIAVIMEEKSVLKRYMKIGTSILLSSENEEYEPIYFNEQDINDYFVGVAVGVIK
- a CDS encoding EAL domain-containing protein; this encodes MQNTKFFIKLIKKWYHPKKLDIIYSILLILILIFAVLGIVYLTGGTKYVYINLMYIPLILAVFNFGYLGGLFFGTIAGYLASFIPLSVATMEMQSPENWIYRLLFFVIVSTVNGSIIDIILKTLKDVEKLTFYNRITNIANRKCFDTFFIEKKHLRGKYLALFEIENFNQILNEYGNFILEDFIKLLSLNLKKVSQDGVELFHFRDNAFGLLMDHHSPYSFEKKIEILEQNISIGNILIYPELSVGVAKFIDTQERLLQNAEIARAYARKNLFSYYYFNDNINKLHNKKLSILNELPAAIENNQFQLYFHPKIEFKTGLISCAEVLIRWVHPTEGTISPNLFMPYMEKTNLINTFTNWLIKSSLEIQEEWEKDGFHMKLALNTPVACLKNKSVTNTIKNYDRSLNGLEFEILERNLIEDFEEIYLVMECLKKYGITFALDDFGTSFSAISYLRNLPFDKLKIDKMFIKNMNTDQRDYNIVKSSIDLGRSMGLKVIAEGVENIDTFNLLKELNCDAAQGYFFTKPLETDKFKEFCIEHNNSI
- a CDS encoding SDR family oxidoreductase; the protein is MKYTLITGASSGIGLNLAHIFAQNNHNLILVARNKNTLTLLKEKLESLYKVDIKIISLDISGKTGAVSLYETIKKKQLRVNILINNAGIGYHGKFLEKDTQSDLDLINLNIVTPTILTKLFLQDMIKAGRGKIFNIASTAGFQSGPLMSVYYGTKSYLLNFSEGIAEEVRDSKVKIITLCPGPTKTAFEKMDKIEKGLFKNFHIAEPQDVAKYLYKNIDTKKDILIHGKLNKFMIAFTKFIPRKLNLHLMKKIQQKK
- a CDS encoding porin family protein; translation: MKKIKLLAVLVVLTANTVYGAGRNIIEGRIGANFNGKYNSIEKNGSELLGEDSETGYEVILEGLKETYSNTYMGLGIGYQKHGKAKALDGKSGELYTSVPIYGVIKYQFNTDGTIQPFLKTNIGLSFNQTENGLRDIDEKVNPVGFYGAIGGGFEVDQFIVELAYQINTAKTDNNMEENIDHSRFTLGLGYRFDF
- a CDS encoding chromate transporter, which encodes MLMKLFTSFFKIGLFTFGGGYAMLPLIEKELVEKRGWITEDELMEMFIISQMTPGTIAINASTFIGNKKAGKLGGFIASLGIIFPSLIIITLIYNFLGNAFNNPVINSIFLGIRACIIGLIASSTLKICRKSFISGVSYIIFIVAFILLLIFDMSPILLIIFGALLGAAATFFLPNRIKSILEVK
- a CDS encoding chromate transporter; protein product: MAYFITLLKLFIMYFKIGLFNFGGGLASIPLLQNELEKNGFMGYDEFFNVLSISQMTPGAIAMNTATFVGNKVAGIPGAIVATMALALPSIIVILILAKVMQQLEENIYKRAIFFVLKSLTTALILYAGYMIAQATWIIESKIEIKTIIISLLMFGIAYKKKLNPVILIISSGVLGYLGLYIM